From Diaminobutyricibacter sp. McL0608, one genomic window encodes:
- a CDS encoding carbohydrate ABC transporter permease, producing MTTATSAASSHTRTSTRRRPSAGPTAGRWLLFAAVVVLTLIVLLPVIVIVFTAFKPAAEINAYPPTLAPSGWTMDNFVRIFNDLPFARLFLNSFIFAGGVTLFALVFDSLAAYALARLDFRGNRVLLIVIVASLMIPFQATLIPIYQLVGNLGWVNTFAGLIIPRAADAFGIFFLRQFFIALPRDLDNAARIDGASEFRVFRSVVLPNALPALLTLAIFTFVNNWNDLLWPLVFTTSPDMGTITSGLTLLTGPSGIIPYGTMMAGSLIAVLPLAILFLIMQRRFIESVATTGLK from the coding sequence ATGACCACTGCTACCTCCGCCGCCTCTTCCCACACCCGTACCTCCACACGGAGGCGCCCGAGTGCCGGGCCCACCGCGGGTCGCTGGCTTCTCTTCGCAGCCGTGGTGGTGCTCACCCTCATTGTTCTGCTTCCGGTGATTGTCATTGTGTTCACGGCTTTCAAACCGGCCGCCGAGATAAACGCGTATCCACCGACGCTGGCCCCGAGCGGCTGGACGATGGACAATTTCGTGCGGATCTTCAACGACCTGCCGTTCGCCCGGCTTTTCCTGAACAGTTTCATCTTCGCCGGCGGGGTCACGCTTTTCGCCCTGGTCTTCGACTCGCTCGCGGCGTATGCCCTCGCGCGGCTGGATTTCCGGGGCAACCGCGTGCTGCTGATCGTGATCGTCGCGAGTTTGATGATCCCGTTCCAGGCGACCCTGATCCCGATCTACCAACTTGTCGGAAACCTCGGCTGGGTCAACACGTTTGCCGGACTGATCATCCCGCGTGCGGCCGACGCATTCGGCATCTTCTTCCTCCGCCAGTTCTTCATCGCCCTCCCACGCGACCTTGACAATGCGGCGAGGATCGACGGCGCGAGCGAATTCCGCGTGTTCCGGAGCGTGGTGCTTCCCAACGCCCTTCCGGCACTGCTGACGCTGGCGATCTTCACCTTCGTGAACAACTGGAATGACCTGCTGTGGCCACTGGTGTTCACCACCAGTCCCGATATGGGCACGATCACCTCGGGACTGACCTTGCTGACCGGGCCGAGCGGGATCATCCCGTACGGCACGATGATGGCCGGCTCCCTCATCGCGGTGCTCCCGCTCGCGATCCTGTTCCTCATCATGCAACGACGCTTCATCGAGAGCGTCGCCACCACCGGATTGAAATGA
- a CDS encoding family 1 glycosylhydrolase, with protein sequence MRTVTPPAPAPRWFEDGRLHFALGIEDTFVPQTRTGERAIDEYELTDHYAQYASDFALGASTGADLLRWGVPWYRVSPERGRWDWSWTDRALEAMRASGLTPIVDLMHYGTPTWLEDEFAHPDYPEHVAEYGTRFAERYGDFATDYTPVNEPVIHALFAGEYAYWPPYLSGARGFATIAVNVARGFVRTQQAIAELVPNATFVHVDAAMKFVGDTQAPEHRDEAVRLTEQVYLVEDLVTGRVMEEHPLTAVLRRSGVDDNTLAWFRENPVHPDVMGVNYYPGHSTELFEAGVHHSGGFADPRPSVDRGVDGLRDALQTYSFRYGAPVMVTETCVTGSVEERIAWLDESVGLVETMRSEGTRIVGYTWWPLFDMYEWTWRHTENARRDHLLTMGLYDLIETDTALVRSKNPVADRYRHHATSDRRFAARP encoded by the coding sequence ATGAGGACCGTGACCCCGCCAGCCCCCGCCCCTCGTTGGTTCGAAGATGGGCGGCTGCACTTCGCGCTCGGAATAGAGGACACCTTCGTTCCCCAGACCCGAACCGGCGAGCGCGCGATCGACGAGTACGAACTCACCGATCACTACGCGCAGTACGCGAGCGACTTCGCTCTCGGTGCGTCAACCGGAGCCGATCTCCTCCGCTGGGGCGTGCCGTGGTATCGGGTATCACCCGAGCGGGGACGCTGGGACTGGTCGTGGACGGACCGTGCACTCGAAGCCATGCGTGCATCCGGACTAACCCCGATCGTCGACCTGATGCACTACGGGACGCCCACCTGGCTCGAGGATGAGTTCGCGCATCCGGACTACCCCGAACACGTGGCGGAGTACGGAACGCGTTTCGCGGAACGCTATGGCGACTTCGCAACGGACTACACGCCGGTCAACGAGCCCGTCATCCATGCGTTGTTCGCCGGCGAATACGCGTACTGGCCACCGTATCTGTCAGGCGCGCGCGGCTTCGCGACCATCGCCGTGAATGTGGCCCGCGGGTTCGTGCGAACCCAGCAGGCGATCGCTGAGCTGGTACCGAACGCCACCTTCGTGCACGTCGACGCGGCGATGAAATTCGTCGGAGACACCCAGGCGCCAGAGCACCGGGATGAAGCTGTGCGACTCACCGAGCAGGTGTACCTGGTGGAAGACCTCGTGACCGGCCGGGTCATGGAGGAGCATCCGCTCACGGCCGTCCTGCGCCGGAGCGGTGTGGACGACAACACCCTCGCGTGGTTCCGCGAAAATCCGGTGCATCCGGATGTGATGGGCGTCAATTATTACCCGGGGCACTCGACGGAATTGTTTGAGGCGGGTGTCCACCACTCCGGTGGCTTCGCGGACCCGCGTCCGTCGGTCGATCGCGGCGTGGACGGGCTACGGGACGCACTCCAGACCTACTCCTTCCGGTACGGCGCTCCCGTGATGGTCACAGAGACCTGCGTGACCGGATCCGTCGAAGAGCGCATCGCGTGGCTCGACGAGTCCGTCGGCCTCGTTGAAACCATGCGCTCCGAAGGGACGCGCATCGTCGGGTACACCTGGTGGCCGCTGTTCGACATGTACGAATGGACCTGGCGCCACACCGAGAACGCTCGCCGTGACCATCTCCTGACGATGGGCCTCTACGACCTCATCGAAACCGACACCGCTCTCGTCCGCTCCAAGAACCCGGTCGCCGACCGTTATCGGCACCACGCCACGTCCGACCGCCGCTTCGCCGCCCGACCGTAA
- a CDS encoding carbohydrate ABC transporter permease: protein MFLLPALVILTAFVAWPMLSALRLSFTNSSGFGVEQWIGLDNYVQIFTDPSILGTLGTTALYAVLFTPTALIGALALALLLNNPLLTARGIFRTALFIPFIVSLAVAAFAWSYLLDPQVGLLNYWLRSLGIQLGNVLQDPVLALPTVVLVAVWKSFGFYMVIFIAGLQEIPASLYEAARLDGAGAWKRFLHVTLPQLSNTLAFVVVFAMIAALQAFDQIYVMTGGGPYRSTQTVVMEIYEEGFKKLDLGLASALSYVLLLATLILSLIQFRFFGRREKDLG from the coding sequence GTGTTCCTGCTCCCGGCCCTGGTCATCCTGACCGCGTTCGTCGCCTGGCCGATGCTTTCCGCCCTACGGCTGTCGTTCACGAACAGCAGCGGATTCGGCGTCGAGCAATGGATCGGCCTCGACAACTATGTTCAAATCTTCACTGACCCAAGCATCCTCGGAACGCTCGGTACGACGGCGTTGTATGCCGTCCTCTTCACCCCGACTGCGCTGATCGGAGCGCTCGCGCTCGCGCTCCTGCTGAACAATCCGCTGCTCACTGCCCGTGGGATTTTTCGTACGGCCCTGTTCATCCCCTTCATCGTCTCGCTCGCCGTCGCAGCGTTCGCCTGGTCGTATTTGCTCGACCCGCAAGTGGGCTTGCTCAATTACTGGCTGCGATCACTCGGCATCCAGCTCGGCAACGTTCTGCAAGACCCGGTGCTCGCGTTGCCCACCGTCGTCCTGGTCGCCGTGTGGAAGAGCTTCGGTTTCTACATGGTGATCTTCATTGCCGGACTTCAGGAGATCCCCGCCAGCCTCTACGAGGCGGCACGACTCGACGGGGCCGGAGCGTGGAAGCGCTTCCTGCATGTGACGCTTCCGCAACTCAGCAACACCCTGGCCTTCGTGGTCGTTTTCGCAATGATCGCCGCGCTCCAAGCATTCGACCAGATCTATGTGATGACCGGTGGCGGCCCCTACCGGTCGACGCAGACCGTCGTCATGGAGATTTACGAGGAGGGCTTCAAGAAGCTCGATCTCGGGCTCGCCTCGGCGCTCTCCTACGTGCTGCTGCTGGCGACGCTCATTCTCAGCCTGATCCAATTCCGATTCTTCGGCCGACGTGAGAAGGACCTGGGCTGA